Part of the Flavobacterium sp. MDT1-60 genome, TTGATGGATATTCTTTGTAAGCAGCCAAATCCTTTGCCCGATATTATTTTCATGGATATTAATATGCCCAAACAGGATGGCCTTAAATGTTTGGAAGAGATAAGAAATCAGCCCGGAAATTTGAAAAAATTATTCGTGATCATACTTTCCACTTCCAGCGATCCCTTGGTTATAGACAAAGCCTTTAAACTCGGAGCAACATTTTATGCTGTAAAACCAAGTACATTCGACGAGCTAAAATCATTCATTAAAGCGGTTTTACAAATAGACTGGTTTTCACTTGAAAAAAGTAATCTAAAGTTTAGAATAATTTAATTTCTAAAATGAAAAGCTTTTGATTCAAAAGATTGCCACGAGTATAAATTTATGGTAGTCTTACTCCATCAAAATATGATATTTGATTCATTTGGGTGATTTAACATATTTATTTTTTAATTTTGATCTCCAACACATGAATTATAGTATTCATTTTAAACAACTTAACTGTTAGTTTCTCTGTAAAAATTTTCAAGGATTA contains:
- a CDS encoding response regulator, which encodes MTLQNTRIQKNIYLADDDDDDRVMFAEALFEIDSTVILTQAQDGQELMDILCKQPNPLPDIIFMDINMPKQDGLKCLEEIRNQPGNLKKLFVIILSTSSDPLVIDKAFKLGATFYAVKPSTFDELKSFIKAVLQIDWFSLEKSNLKFRII